From a single Couchioplanes caeruleus genomic region:
- a CDS encoding response regulator transcription factor has protein sequence MAATQTQGKQSEAKLLVVEDDANILELLSASLRFAGFDVSTATSGSAAVSAAKNATPDLVVLDVMLPDLDGFEVIRLMREGGARTPVVFLTARDSTDDKIRGLTLGGDDYVTKPFSLEELTARIRAVLRRTSAGDDEPSRLVFADLELDEETHEVYRAGQRVQLSPTEFKLLRYLMLNANRVLSKAQILDHVWKYDFRGDDNIVESYISYLRRKVDNVQPRLIHTLRGVGYVLRKPAV, from the coding sequence ATGGCCGCTACTCAGACCCAGGGCAAGCAGAGCGAGGCGAAGCTCCTCGTCGTCGAGGACGACGCGAACATCCTCGAGCTGCTCTCCGCCAGCCTGCGCTTCGCCGGGTTCGACGTCAGCACTGCGACCAGCGGCAGCGCCGCCGTGAGCGCGGCCAAGAACGCCACGCCCGACCTCGTCGTCCTCGACGTCATGCTGCCGGACCTCGACGGGTTCGAGGTGATCCGGCTCATGCGCGAGGGCGGTGCGCGCACCCCCGTCGTCTTCCTGACCGCGCGCGACAGCACCGACGACAAGATCCGGGGCCTCACGTTGGGCGGCGACGACTACGTGACCAAGCCGTTCAGCCTGGAGGAGCTCACCGCGCGCATCCGTGCCGTGCTGCGCCGCACCAGCGCCGGCGACGACGAGCCGTCGCGCCTGGTCTTCGCCGACCTGGAGCTGGACGAGGAGACCCATGAGGTCTACCGCGCGGGCCAGCGGGTGCAGCTGTCGCCGACGGAGTTCAAGCTCCTGCGCTATCTGATGCTCAACGCCAACCGGGTGCTGTCCAAGGCGCAGATACTCGACCACGTCTGGAAGTACGACTTCCGCGGCGACGACAACATCGTGGAGTCGTACATCTCCTATCTGCGGCGCAAGGTGGACAACGTGCAGCCGCGCCTGATCCACACGCTCCGCGGCGTCGGGTACGTCCTGCGCAAACCCGCGGTCTGA
- a CDS encoding sensor histidine kinase, with product MTLTDRVRGHVPLQTGLRRVPLRTKLVASVLALVFAALTLISAASTYALHKYMIGRLDAQLVRFTQILNELNYNERAILPADYYVNLTTVDGVGNPGNEKYDSSLKPSELPPLVKGINQVKKHLDKPFTVDSADGTVHWRMLITDEGGSVLHVAQRLVGIDDAISRLIWVDTLVGAGVLFALAAIGAAIVRQSLIPLVQIERTAAAIAAGDLTQRVPDPEPDEGEPQTELGRLSRALNAMLAQIEAAFTARALSETAARAAESQARDAAEAALASEARAVRSEEKMRQFVADASHELRTPLTSIRGFAELYRQGAVASPDATAKLVRRIEDEAARMGLLVEDLLLLARLDRERPIELAPVELPVLAMDAVQAAQATAPDRKITLEIRDVPEKLVAYGDDARLRQVIGNLMTNALVHTPPDASVTLSLSAEEGNRAVVEITDTGPGLSADQKGHVFERFYRVDEARTRRADRDATGTGLGLAIVAAIVRAHHGTVDVISEPGKGATFRVALPALVPDES from the coding sequence GTGACCCTCACCGACCGGGTCCGCGGCCACGTCCCGCTGCAGACCGGGCTGCGCCGGGTGCCGTTGCGCACCAAGCTCGTCGCGTCCGTGCTCGCCCTCGTGTTCGCCGCGCTGACGCTGATCAGCGCCGCGAGCACGTACGCGCTGCACAAGTACATGATCGGCCGGCTCGACGCGCAGCTGGTCCGCTTCACCCAGATCCTCAACGAGCTCAACTACAACGAGCGCGCGATCCTGCCGGCCGACTACTACGTCAACCTCACCACGGTCGACGGCGTGGGCAACCCGGGCAACGAGAAGTACGACAGCTCGCTGAAACCGTCCGAGCTGCCGCCCCTGGTGAAGGGCATCAACCAGGTCAAGAAGCACCTCGACAAGCCGTTCACCGTCGACTCGGCGGACGGCACCGTGCACTGGCGGATGCTCATCACCGACGAGGGCGGCTCGGTGCTGCACGTGGCCCAGCGGCTGGTCGGCATCGACGACGCGATCAGCCGGCTGATCTGGGTGGACACGCTGGTCGGCGCGGGGGTGCTGTTCGCGCTCGCGGCGATCGGGGCGGCCATCGTGCGGCAGAGCCTCATCCCGCTGGTGCAGATAGAGCGGACCGCGGCGGCCATCGCGGCCGGGGACCTGACGCAGCGCGTACCCGATCCGGAGCCCGACGAGGGCGAGCCACAGACCGAGCTGGGCCGGTTGTCCCGCGCGCTCAATGCGATGCTGGCCCAGATCGAGGCCGCCTTCACCGCCCGCGCGCTCTCCGAGACCGCGGCCCGGGCCGCGGAGTCGCAGGCCCGCGACGCCGCCGAGGCGGCCCTCGCCTCCGAAGCCCGGGCGGTGCGCTCCGAGGAGAAGATGCGGCAGTTCGTCGCGGACGCTTCGCACGAATTGCGTACGCCGCTGACGAGCATCCGTGGCTTCGCCGAGCTCTACCGGCAGGGCGCGGTCGCCAGCCCCGACGCCACCGCGAAGCTCGTGCGCCGCATCGAGGACGAAGCCGCCCGGATGGGTCTGCTCGTGGAGGACCTGCTGCTGCTGGCCCGGCTGGACCGGGAGCGGCCGATCGAGCTGGCCCCCGTGGAGCTGCCGGTGCTCGCCATGGACGCGGTCCAGGCGGCGCAGGCGACGGCGCCCGACCGGAAGATCACGCTGGAGATCCGCGACGTGCCGGAGAAGCTGGTCGCGTACGGCGACGACGCGCGGCTGCGACAGGTGATCGGCAATCTCATGACGAACGCGCTGGTGCACACGCCGCCGGACGCCTCGGTGACGCTGTCGCTCTCGGCCGAGGAGGGCAACCGGGCGGTCGTCGAGATCACCGACACCGGGCCGGGGCTGTCAGCGGATCAGAAGGGCCACGTGTTCGAGCGCTTCTACCGGGTGGACGAGGCACGGACCCGGCGCGCCGACCGGGACGCCACCGGCACCGGCCTCGGGCTGGCCATCGTGGCGGCGATCGTACGGGCGCACCACGGCACCGTGGACGTCATCAGCGAGCCGGGCAAGGGTGCGACGTTCCGGGTCGCTCTGCCCGCTCTGGTGCCGGACGAATCCTGA